Proteins co-encoded in one Arachis hypogaea cultivar Tifrunner chromosome 11, arahy.Tifrunner.gnm2.J5K5, whole genome shotgun sequence genomic window:
- the LOC112719975 gene encoding uncharacterized protein — MIALKAIHPSFSPTNSKYDIHCTGLLQNKRSSIFGRCKSNESDSQPGDTRQQELPAQIAMLEAQKIRLMDYVDKRSAYLTQFSKEAIVEFEKIGEEALKGLDEADARITANIERKMLEFEESTELNRQEISNRENELKEFEVQMEDDRNEGLFFKNLRKKTPVDIAQAKVEAQKIKDLIREKAGGKARRYVYLFFIGLLGIGIVKAIAVSSPLIGERLQFFSLFLWL, encoded by the exons ATGATTGCCCTCAAAGCCATTCATCCTTCTTTCAGTCCTACCAATAGCAAGTATGATATCCACTGCACAGGGCTCCTCCAAAACAAAAGAAGTTCCATCTTCGGCCGCTGCAAGTCTAACGAGTCTGATTCCCAACCTGGTGATACTCGCCAACAAGAGTTGCCAGCACAAATTGCCATGCTTGAAGCTCAAAAGATCCGCCTAATGGATTATGTAGACAAGCGGTCCGCATATTTGACCCAATTTAGCAAAGAAGCCATAGTTGAGTTTGAGAAAATTGGAGAAGAGGCCCTCAAAGGATTAGATGAAGCTGATGCCAGA ATAACAGCAAACATAGAGCGCAAAATGCTAGAATTCGAAGAATCTACAGAACTTAACAGACAAGAGATTTCAAACCGTGAAAACGAGCTCAAGGAATTTGAAGTTCAAATGGAGGACGACAGAAATGAAGGCTTGTTCTTCAAGAACCTCAGAAAGAAGACCCCTGTTGATATTGCACAAGCCAAGGTGGAAGCACAAAAGATCAAAGATTTAATTAGAGAAAAAGCTGGTGGAAAAGCCAGGCGGTATGTTTACCTTTTCTTCATTGGCTTGTTGGGCATCGGAATAGTCAAGGCTATTGCTGTTTCATCTCCACTGATTGGAGAAAGGTTGCAGTTCTTTTCGctattcttgtggctttaa
- the LOC112719973 gene encoding uncharacterized protein yields the protein MVELPKSLSPRRLLQLLKFEKDPRAALTLFHSAILRPGYTHSPAVFHHVLRRIAAADPSLLLLPHLPRVIDAIRSHNCKCTEDVPLTAIKAYAKNSKPDEALHLFQNMETLFGCTPGVRSFNTLLNAFVLSNQWDRADRFFAYYETVGVEPNLETYNVLMKVLCKKKQFDKAKRLLGWLWEKGLRPDKFTYGTLINGMVKCGDLCNALEVFDEMPQRGVAADVMCYNMVIDGFFKKGDSLRAKMTWERLLSGDSDVYPNVTSYNIMISGLCKCGRFDECLEIWERMKKNERKHDLFTYSSLIHGLSEGRNLDGAKRVYKDMVRRGIQPDAVTCNAMLNGLCKAGKIEESFQLWEEMKKYGCRNVVSYNIFLNGLLENGKVEEALLQWDALLETACGTDSKSYGIIVHGLCKNGYLNKALRLLEEAVQKGGDVDAFAYSSMINALCKEGRLDEAAEVVNVMDKNGCKLNPHVCNAIIDGFIKHSELDNAIQFFREMSIKGCSPTVVSYNILLNGLCKAERFIETYDYIKEMLEKGWKPDIITYSTLIDGLCQSKMIDTALRLWNLFLDSGFKPDIRMYNIVIHRLCSSEKMEHAMQLYSMMRQKNCINLVTHNTIMEGFYKVGDCEKASNIWTNIFEDGLQPDIISYNITLKGHCSWGRLTEAIRLLDHALECGIFPTAITWDILVRAVIFYEAST from the coding sequence ATGGTGGAGCTCCCCAAATCCCTATCACCCCGCCGCCTTCTTCAGCTCCTCAAGTTCGAGAAGGACCCACGCGCTGCCCTAACCCTCTTCCACTCCGCTATCCTCCGCCCTGGCTATACCCACTCCCCTGCCGTCTTCCACCACGTCCTCCGCCGCATCGCCGCTGCCGACccctccctcctcctcctcccccaCCTCCCCCGTGTCATCGACGCCATTCGTTCCCACAACTGCAAGTGCACCGAAGACGTTCCTCTTACTGCCATCAAGGCCTACGCCAAGAACTCAAAGCCCGACGAGGCCCTCCACCTCTTCCAGAACATGGAGACTCTCTTTGGGTGCACCCCTGGAGTAAGGTCTTTCAATACTCTCCTCAATGCATTCGTTCTGTCCAATCAATGGGATCGCGCTGACAGGTTCTTTGCTTATTATGAGACTGTTGGCGTTGAGCCGAACTTAGAGACTTACAATGTTTTGATGAAGGTTTTGTGTAAGAAGAAGCAGTTTGATAAGGCCAAAAGGTTGTTGGGTTGGTTGTGGGAGAAGGGTCTGAGGCCTGATAAGTTTACTTATGGGACTTTGATCAATGGGATGGTGAAATGCGGGGACTTGTGTAATGCGTTGGAGGTGTTCGATGAAATGCCGCAACGAGGCGTGGCAGCTGATGTGATGTGTTATAACATGGTCATTGATGGGTTCTTTAAGAAGGGGGATTCATTGAGGGCAAAGATGACCTGGGAGAGGCTGCTGAGTGGGGATTCGGATGTGTATCCAAATGTTACAAGCTACAATATTATGATCAGCGGGTTGTGTAAGTGCGGGAGGTTCGATGAGTGTTTGGAGATATGGGAGAGGATGAAGAAGAATGAGAGGAAGCATGATTTGTTTACCTATAGTTCCTTGATTCATGGGTTGAGTGAGGGAAGGAACTTGGATGGTGCCAAGAGGGTTTACAAGGATATGGTTCGGAGAGGGATTCAGCCAGATGCCGTTACATGTAATGCCATGCTTAATGGACTGTGCAAAGCTGGGAAGATTGAAGAAAGTTTCCAGTTGTGGGAGGAGATGAAGAAGTATGGTTGTCGCAATGTAGTAAGTTATAACATATTTCTCAATGGTTTACTTGAAAACGGGAAGGTGGAAGAAGCATTGTTGCAATGGGATGCTTTGCTTGAAACAGCTTGTGGCACGGATTCTAAAAGTTACGGAATAATAGTTCATGGTTTGTGTAAGAATGGGTACCTGAATAAGGCTTTAAGGTTGTTAGAAGAGGCTGTGCAAAAGGGAGGTGATGTTGATGCCTTTGCTTACTCCTCAATGATAAATGCGTTGTGCAAAGAAGGAAGACTTGATGAAGCAGCTGAAGTTGTTAATGTTATGGATAAAAATGGCTGTAAATTGAATCCTCATGTCTGCAACGCAATAATTGATGGGTTTATCAAACATTCTGAACTTGACAATGCTATTCAATTCTTTCGCGAAATGAGCATCAAAGGTTGCTCACCAACTGTTGTGTCCTACAATATTCTTTTAAATGGATTATGTAAAGCAGAAAGATTTATTGAGACATATGATTACATTAAGGAAATGTTGGAGAAAGGGTGGAAACCAGATATTATCACATACAGCACCTTGATAGATGGTCTTTGTCAGAGCAAGATGATCGACACAGCCCTTAGGTTGTGGAATCTGTTTCTTGACTCGGGATTTAAGCCGGATATCAGAATGTACAACATTGTTATCCATAGACTTTGTTCTTCTGAAAAAATGGAGCATGCTATGCAGCTCTATTCAATGATGAGACAGAAGAATTGCATTAATCTTGTGACCCACAATACCATCATGGAAGGTTTTTACAAAGTTGGGGACTGTGAAAAAGCATCAAACATTTGGACGAACATCTTTGAAGATGGCCTTCAGCCAGACATCATTTCATATAACATCACTCTTAAGGGACACTGCTCTTGGGGTAGATTGACGGAGGCAATTAGGTTGTTGGATCATGCTTTGGAGTGCGGTATTTTCCCAACTGCCATTACTTGGGATATACTAGTTAGAGCAGTGATTTTTTATGAGGCTTCAACCTAA